A region from the Raphanus sativus cultivar WK10039 unplaced genomic scaffold, ASM80110v3 Scaffold2808, whole genome shotgun sequence genome encodes:
- the LOC130506014 gene encoding uncharacterized protein LOC130506014: protein MLHCTGQKTPCPCPLGNELYERTHKTKAGVFVDPRSEQIYNDVVARIEDRQTQLTQQSPDGIPVVLSTQEVDQIYEEVVPKKKGRTLGIGSVNDVPRATSSYGQRRADEVTELRSELHSTRTQLASTQTELESTRQSFQARMGGVEGFLEVISSGNPQWEELLADMRRRNPVPEPSRTQQQEEELQRRSEDLYRETIHRPGPT, encoded by the exons ATGCTTCACTGTACGGGTCAAAAAACCCCATGCCCGTGTCCGCTTGGAAATg AGCTTTACGAGAGGACCCACAAGACCAAGGCGGGGGTATTTGTGGATCCgaggtccgagcaaatctacaacgatgtcgttgctcggattgaagaccgccaaacccagctgacccagcaatctcccgatggaataccggtcgtattatccactcaagaagtggatcagatttacgaggag gtcgtccctaagaaaaagggacgtacgttgggaatcggttccgtcaacgatgtcccaagagcgacatcgtcttatggtCAGAGACGAGCCGACGAAGTCACTGAGCTGCGTTCGGAGTTACACTCGACGCGGACTCAGTTGGCGTCGACGCAGACGGAGTTGGAGTCTACGCGCCAATCATTCCAAGCTCGTATGGGTGGAGTGGAGGGGTTTCTGGAAGTTATATCTTCTGGAAATCCCCAATGGGAGGAGTTGTTGGCGGATATGCGACGACGGAACCCGGTTCCCGAGCCTTCTCGTACTCAGCAGCAAGAGGAGGAACTACAGAGGAGGAGTGAAGACCTCTACCGGGAAACGATCCACCGCCCCGGCccgacttag